The Streptomyces capitiformicae genome contains the following window.
CGTCCCCGCCTCTTTTGGTGCGGAGGCTGTTCGAAGGCCCCCACATCGCGCGGAACGTTACCGTATCGCGATCAGTTGGCTACTTCGACGCCTTCGCCGGGAGCTTTACCTGACACCCGTTCGGATTCCAGCGCCTGTTGCAGGATGATCACGGCTGCTGCCTGGTCAATGACCGACCTGCCCTTTTTCGATTTCACCCCTGAGGCGCGGAGGCCTTGGCCGGCCGTCACTGTGGTCATCCTCTCGTCGATGAGTCTCACCGGAACAGGCACGATCAGGCGGGCCAGCTCCTGGGCGAAACCACGGACCTTGACCGCGGCCGGGCCCTCGCCCCCTTTGAGCGAGCGAGGGAGTCCGACCACGACCTCGATCGGTTCGTACTC
Protein-coding sequences here:
- the ruvX gene encoding Holliday junction resolvase RuvX, which codes for MRRGRRLAIDVGDARIGVASCDPDGILATPVETVPGRDVPAAQRRLKQLVEEYEPIEVVVGLPRSLKGGEGPAAVKVRGFAQELARLIVPVPVRLIDERMTTVTAGQGLRASGVKSKKGRSVIDQAAAVIILQQALESERVSGKAPGEGVEVAN